One Candidatus Roseilinea sp. genomic region harbors:
- a CDS encoding multidrug ABC transporter ATP-binding protein codes for MLRSLVKPLARADQDEPPSSPPRRTLSRLFSYLRPYRLRMLVTLGIYVVCVTLAQLYPFVDRKLIDEHIAVGNPDGFLPLLFLAVVMHAVNWGGVYVRSQLIQRISWDILVNLRRQLFRHVAGLSFKFHENEPVGKTMTRFISDASTLNDFLTNQVANVVNDVMSGLIVIVLMFAINPTLTLIALCMLPVLTAIGLYMRPRLYEGWERVRENMTRFNIFLAENIAGMRVIQAFVRENVNLGQFQVANQRVVTEWMKVIGLQSWFSPLVEITRSVALVIVLFIAANRLGVGGEALTVGTLVAFTAYINNLWAPISTLTNMYVVLQATLASADKVFQLLDTQPTITDAPNAVTLPPIKGEIVFDHVYFGYDESRNALEDVSLRIEPGQLVALVGQTGSGKTTLASLVCRFYDVTGGRITVDGYDVRAVTQQSLRSQIGVVLQEPFIFSDTIANNIRYGRPDATMEEVIAAAKQANCHDFIMQLSDGYETVAHERGSQFSVGQRQLLSIARAILANPRVIVLDEATSAVDTETERLIQDAFEKLMAAADSPHGRRTAIVIAHRLSTIRKADQIVVLKHGRIVELGNHQTLVNKPGGYYAALVRAQASGH; via the coding sequence ATGCTCCGCAGTTTGGTCAAACCCCTCGCACGCGCCGACCAGGACGAACCGCCCTCTTCGCCGCCGCGTCGCACGCTGAGCCGGCTGTTCTCATACCTGCGGCCCTATCGCCTCCGCATGCTGGTCACCCTGGGCATCTACGTCGTGTGTGTCACGCTGGCGCAGCTCTACCCCTTCGTTGACCGCAAGTTGATTGATGAGCACATCGCCGTCGGCAACCCGGATGGCTTTTTGCCGCTGCTGTTCCTGGCGGTGGTGATGCACGCCGTGAACTGGGGCGGGGTGTATGTGCGGTCGCAACTGATCCAGCGCATTAGCTGGGACATTCTGGTTAACCTGCGCCGGCAGCTCTTCCGCCACGTCGCCGGTCTGTCCTTCAAGTTTCACGAGAACGAGCCGGTCGGCAAGACGATGACGCGCTTCATCAGCGACGCCAGCACGCTGAACGACTTCCTCACCAACCAAGTGGCCAACGTGGTCAACGACGTGATGTCCGGCCTGATTGTGATCGTGCTGATGTTCGCCATCAACCCGACGCTCACGCTGATTGCGCTGTGCATGTTGCCGGTGCTCACCGCAATCGGCTTGTATATGCGCCCACGGCTATACGAGGGGTGGGAGCGCGTGCGCGAGAACATGACGCGCTTCAACATCTTCCTCGCCGAGAACATCGCCGGCATGCGCGTCATCCAGGCGTTCGTCCGCGAGAACGTCAACCTCGGACAATTTCAGGTGGCCAACCAGCGCGTGGTGACCGAGTGGATGAAGGTGATCGGATTGCAATCGTGGTTCTCGCCGCTGGTGGAAATCACGCGCTCGGTGGCGCTGGTCATCGTGCTGTTCATCGCGGCCAACCGGCTGGGCGTCGGCGGCGAAGCGCTCACCGTCGGCACCCTGGTCGCCTTCACGGCCTACATCAACAACCTGTGGGCGCCGATCAGCACGCTCACCAACATGTATGTGGTGCTGCAGGCCACGTTGGCCTCGGCCGACAAGGTGTTCCAGTTGCTGGACACCCAGCCGACGATCACCGATGCGCCCAACGCCGTCACCCTGCCGCCCATCAAAGGCGAGATCGTCTTCGACCATGTGTATTTTGGCTACGACGAATCGCGCAACGCCCTGGAGGATGTTTCGCTGCGTATTGAGCCGGGGCAACTGGTCGCCCTGGTCGGGCAAACCGGCTCCGGCAAGACAACGCTGGCCAGCCTGGTGTGCCGCTTCTACGACGTGACCGGCGGGCGCATCACGGTGGATGGTTACGACGTGCGCGCGGTCACGCAGCAATCGCTCCGTTCGCAGATCGGCGTGGTGTTGCAAGAGCCGTTCATCTTTAGCGACACCATCGCCAACAACATCCGCTACGGTCGTCCCGACGCCACGATGGAAGAAGTGATCGCCGCGGCCAAGCAAGCAAACTGTCATGACTTCATCATGCAACTGAGCGACGGCTACGAGACGGTGGCGCATGAACGCGGCTCGCAGTTCTCCGTCGGCCAGCGCCAGCTCCTCTCGATTGCGCGGGCCATCCTGGCCAACCCGCGCGTGATCGTGCTCGACGAAGCGACCTCCGCAGTGGATACCGAGACCGAACGGCTGATTCAGGATGCGTTTGAAAAGCTGATGGCAGCCGCGGATTCGCCGCACGGCCGGCGGACGGCCATCGTGATTGCCCATCGCCTCTCGACCATCCGCAAGGCCGATCAAATCGTGGTGCTCAAGCACGGCCGCATCGTCGAATTGGGCAACCACCAGACGCTGGTGAACAAGCCGGGAGGCTACTACGCCGCGCTTGTGCGGGCGCAGGCGAGCGGTCACTGA
- a CDS encoding selenium-dependent xanthine dehydrogenase, producing the protein MAVGISLPRIDARAKVTGQALYPGDLTLPGMAHAKVLFARRPHARVKSMDLREALALPGVIAIFTGADVPKNEYGLVLFDAPVMVSAGEEWRIEAGESKRFQRAFAHASFDGVVRHVGEKLAFIVAETERIAERARDLIRVEYDDLPPLTDLHAALQPDAPQIHPHYPGNVMKRYRIRKGDVAAAFAQCDVIVEDTYTTGAQEHAYLQPEAGLAYIDESGRITVQVAGQWAHEDQHQIAHALDLPLDQVRVIYPAIGGAFGGREDMSVQIVLALAAWKLRRPVKIVWTREESIIGHHKRHPMWFHAKLGATRDGRLLAAQVEVRADAGPYAYTSTKVLGNTTVTCIGPYEIPHVAVDACAVVTNNLPSGAFRGFGAPQALFVAETQMNKLAEKLGMDPVALRLKNALRDGSLTVNNTPIPPGCTIADVIARCAAAAGPAESREDASRRAPQFAMPAPPLRSGRGFACGHKNVGFSFGFPERCEATVELHGDAAIQRAVVRHAGAECGQGAHTAFLQLAAEMLHLPVEKIELVLSDTATSGSSGSASASRLTFMAAHAIQGAIAAALDKWRDEERPAIAHYVYRPRPTTPMDEATGQGDPNITYGYVAQYAEVAVDVETGHVRVQRIVCADDVGRAVNPQQVVGQIEGGVVQALGWTSLEHFVTRDGYVLSSHFSTYLIPSVLDVPDRLEAVLVENPDPQGALGIRGMAEMPFLVVAPAVIAAIHDATGVWINDLPVTPERLRRALKAAR; encoded by the coding sequence ATGGCGGTTGGCATCTCTTTGCCGCGCATAGACGCCCGCGCAAAAGTCACCGGCCAGGCGCTCTACCCGGGCGACCTCACCCTACCGGGCATGGCGCACGCCAAGGTGCTATTTGCGCGACGGCCGCATGCGCGCGTCAAGTCCATGGACCTGCGGGAGGCGCTCGCACTCCCCGGCGTTATCGCCATCTTCACCGGCGCGGATGTGCCGAAAAACGAGTATGGCCTGGTGCTCTTCGATGCGCCGGTCATGGTCTCTGCAGGTGAAGAATGGAGGATTGAGGCCGGGGAAAGCAAGCGGTTTCAACGCGCGTTCGCCCATGCGTCATTCGACGGCGTCGTCCGCCATGTCGGCGAAAAGCTGGCTTTCATCGTGGCCGAGACCGAGCGCATCGCCGAGCGCGCGCGCGATCTGATCCGCGTGGAATACGACGACCTGCCGCCGCTGACCGACTTGCATGCCGCGCTGCAGCCCGACGCGCCGCAGATTCATCCACATTACCCCGGCAATGTGATGAAGCGCTATCGCATCCGCAAGGGTGACGTTGCAGCCGCATTTGCGCAGTGCGACGTCATCGTCGAAGACACCTACACCACCGGCGCGCAGGAGCACGCCTATTTACAACCCGAAGCCGGCTTGGCTTACATTGACGAGTCCGGCCGCATCACCGTTCAGGTGGCCGGCCAGTGGGCGCACGAAGACCAGCATCAGATCGCGCACGCGCTGGACCTGCCGCTCGATCAGGTGCGGGTGATCTACCCGGCCATCGGCGGTGCATTCGGCGGGCGCGAAGATATGAGCGTGCAGATCGTGCTGGCGCTGGCGGCGTGGAAGCTGCGCCGGCCGGTAAAGATCGTCTGGACGCGCGAAGAGAGCATCATCGGCCACCACAAGCGCCACCCGATGTGGTTCCATGCCAAGCTCGGCGCGACGCGCGACGGCCGGCTGCTGGCCGCGCAGGTCGAAGTGCGCGCCGACGCCGGCCCGTACGCCTACACCTCGACCAAGGTGCTGGGCAACACGACGGTGACGTGCATCGGCCCATACGAAATCCCTCACGTTGCTGTGGATGCGTGCGCCGTCGTCACCAACAACTTGCCCAGCGGCGCCTTTCGCGGCTTTGGCGCGCCTCAGGCGCTCTTCGTGGCCGAGACGCAAATGAACAAGCTGGCCGAGAAATTGGGCATGGACCCCGTCGCCCTGCGCCTGAAGAACGCCCTGCGCGACGGCAGCCTGACCGTCAACAACACGCCTATCCCGCCCGGCTGCACCATCGCCGACGTCATCGCGCGTTGCGCCGCTGCGGCCGGCCCCGCAGAATCGCGAGAAGACGCAAGCCGGCGCGCCCCCCAATTTGCGATGCCCGCGCCTCCGCTTCGCTCCGGGCGCGGCTTCGCCTGTGGGCACAAGAACGTCGGCTTCTCGTTCGGCTTCCCAGAGCGCTGCGAAGCCACGGTGGAGCTGCATGGCGACGCGGCCATCCAGCGCGCGGTGGTGCGACACGCCGGCGCCGAATGCGGCCAAGGCGCGCACACCGCCTTCCTTCAGCTCGCCGCCGAGATGCTACATCTGCCGGTCGAGAAGATCGAGTTGGTGCTGAGCGACACTGCGACCAGCGGCAGCAGCGGCAGCGCGTCCGCCTCGCGCCTGACGTTCATGGCAGCGCACGCCATCCAGGGCGCGATCGCCGCGGCCCTGGACAAATGGCGTGACGAGGAGCGGCCGGCCATCGCGCATTACGTCTATCGCCCGCGCCCTACGACGCCGATGGACGAAGCGACCGGCCAGGGCGATCCGAATATTACCTATGGCTACGTCGCGCAATACGCCGAGGTCGCCGTGGACGTAGAAACCGGCCACGTCCGCGTGCAGCGCATCGTATGCGCCGACGACGTAGGGCGGGCCGTCAACCCGCAACAGGTCGTTGGGCAGATCGAAGGCGGCGTGGTGCAGGCGCTGGGCTGGACCAGCCTGGAGCACTTTGTCACGCGCGACGGGTATGTGCTGTCTTCGCACTTCAGCACCTACCTGATCCCCTCGGTGCTCGACGTGCCCGATCGCCTTGAGGCGGTGCTCGTGGAGAACCCCGACCCGCAGGGCGCGCTGGGCATCCGCGGCATGGCCGAGATGCCGTTCCTGGTCGTCGCGCCGGCAGTCATCGCCGCGATCCACGACGCGACCGGCGTGTGGATCAACGATCTGCCGGTCACGCCGGAACGGCTGCGCCGAGCGCTCAAAGCGGCGCGCTGA
- a CDS encoding amidase, translating into MPTERDSPIIPPTLVAAAAAVRAGACSPVALVEDALARAARFQDWNTIAFLDADRALAEARVLEREARHGHIRGPLHGVPITVKDLFNARGTPTKAGTHAPLPPIEPDEAVAVAKLREAGAVILAKTNMQEIALGLNGENPWTGDVKNPHDPARQAGGSSSGSAAATAIGIGYGSLGSDTAGSIRLPASFCGVVGFKPSFGAVSLEGALALIPSCDHAGPITRTVADAAAMFAVLAARRSAPPALWDFGDGAPRFVVPRIYLEGALTPDVRAAFEAFVARLKAAGASVADVALDIGNAGEAFLPLRAESVMVHRRTLETQPEAFAPGVREALMRGYEFSAVQYLEAKQRQGEMRAAIHRALRGADALLMPSAPCVAPLRGTVEIRLESGAKNLRQAILHLTAPAAFAGVPALSLPFAQCDGLPVGVQVITPFGEDERALRVGAWIERALVE; encoded by the coding sequence ATGCCGACCGAACGCGATAGCCCGATCATCCCCCCGACGCTCGTCGCTGCGGCTGCTGCTGTGCGCGCCGGCGCCTGCTCACCGGTCGCCCTGGTCGAAGATGCCCTCGCGCGCGCCGCGCGTTTCCAAGACTGGAACACGATTGCCTTCCTCGACGCCGACCGCGCCCTGGCCGAAGCGCGCGTGCTTGAACGAGAAGCGCGGCATGGGCATATCCGTGGTCCGCTGCACGGCGTGCCGATCACGGTCAAGGATCTGTTCAACGCGCGCGGCACGCCCACGAAAGCCGGCACGCATGCGCCGCTGCCGCCGATCGAGCCGGATGAAGCAGTAGCCGTAGCGAAGCTGCGCGAAGCGGGGGCAGTCATCTTGGCCAAGACCAACATGCAGGAAATCGCGCTGGGGCTGAACGGCGAGAACCCGTGGACCGGCGACGTGAAGAACCCGCACGATCCGGCGCGACAAGCAGGCGGTTCGTCGTCCGGCTCGGCGGCTGCGACGGCGATCGGCATTGGCTATGGCTCTTTGGGCAGCGACACCGCCGGCTCGATCCGCTTGCCGGCCTCGTTTTGTGGCGTGGTGGGTTTCAAGCCATCGTTTGGCGCAGTCTCGCTCGAAGGTGCGCTCGCGCTGATCCCCAGTTGCGATCACGCCGGGCCGATCACCCGCACGGTGGCCGATGCCGCGGCGATGTTCGCGGTCCTGGCGGCTCGCCGCAGCGCTCCGCCGGCGCTGTGGGACTTCGGCGATGGCGCGCCGCGCTTCGTCGTTCCGCGCATCTATCTGGAGGGTGCGCTGACGCCCGATGTGCGCGCCGCATTCGAGGCGTTTGTCGCGCGCCTGAAGGCCGCCGGCGCGTCGGTCGCCGATGTCGCGCTGGACATCGGCAACGCCGGCGAGGCTTTCCTACCCTTGCGCGCGGAGTCGGTGATGGTGCATCGTCGCACGCTGGAGACGCAGCCGGAGGCGTTCGCGCCCGGCGTGCGCGAAGCGCTGATGCGCGGCTATGAGTTCAGCGCAGTGCAATACCTGGAGGCCAAACAGCGCCAGGGGGAAATGCGCGCGGCGATCCACCGTGCGCTGCGAGGCGCCGATGCCCTGCTGATGCCGTCAGCGCCGTGCGTCGCCCCGCTGCGCGGCACGGTCGAGATCCGCCTGGAATCTGGCGCGAAGAACCTGCGCCAGGCGATCCTGCACCTGACCGCGCCGGCGGCCTTTGCCGGCGTGCCGGCGCTGTCGCTGCCGTTCGCACAGTGCGACGGGTTGCCGGTCGGCGTCCAGGTGATCACCCCCTTCGGCGAAGATGAACGGGCGCTGCGTGTTGGCGCGTGGATCGAACGCGCGCTGGTGGAGTGA
- a CDS encoding transcriptional regulator encodes MLIIESGQLAGHRWLIASDVLIIGREVGVVDLMLPERQVSRRHAKIERTPQGFVLTDLNSKNGTFLNGKEVKEPKLLQDGDEIQIALCVKIIFVGSDATAPLNAHSMSRAMQPAGRGIHIDKESHRVFVAEQELEPPLSLQQYRLLELLMDANGGLVSRQDIAERVWESDSVCGVSEQAIDALVRRLRARIAEYDPDHEYIVTVRGHGFRFEKRCE; translated from the coding sequence ATGCTCATCATTGAAAGCGGCCAGTTAGCCGGCCATCGCTGGCTCATCGCCAGCGATGTGTTGATCATCGGTCGCGAAGTGGGCGTTGTTGACTTGATGCTGCCCGAGCGCCAGGTGTCGCGTCGCCACGCCAAGATCGAACGCACCCCGCAAGGATTTGTGCTGACCGACCTGAATAGCAAGAACGGCACTTTCCTGAACGGCAAAGAGGTGAAGGAGCCCAAGTTGCTCCAGGATGGCGACGAGATTCAGATCGCGCTGTGCGTCAAGATCATCTTCGTCGGCAGCGACGCAACCGCGCCGCTCAACGCCCACTCGATGAGCAGGGCGATGCAGCCGGCAGGGCGCGGCATCCACATTGACAAAGAGAGCCACCGCGTTTTTGTCGCCGAGCAGGAGCTTGAGCCGCCACTCTCGTTGCAGCAGTATCGCCTGCTGGAGCTGCTCATGGACGCAAACGGTGGTTTGGTCTCCCGTCAGGACATCGCTGAGCGTGTGTGGGAGAGCGACAGCGTCTGCGGCGTGAGCGAGCAGGCCATTGACGCGCTGGTGCGACGCCTGCGTGCCCGCATCGCCGAGTACGACCCCGACCACGAATACATCGTCACCGTGCGCGGCCACGGCTTTCGGTTCGAGAAACGCTGCGAATAA